From Cydia splendana chromosome 12, ilCydSple1.2, whole genome shotgun sequence, a single genomic window includes:
- the LOC134795899 gene encoding uncharacterized protein LOC134795899: protein MPPKPMLSTTFDKRESVTVITNKSNRRVSFGGEKLADETEIQAQVHVPEEGCWGWVVVAAAFCVTFILDGIALTFGSIRPDMTVDLNVSETITALINSIALALYLIAGPLVSALINRFGFRACCMAGSVTCSLSLFISYFLANVGGLILFYGLFCGVGFALINMSTALVVGFYFEKRRSIAIGIATLGTSVGIMSWYPINSNLVKLAGWRSVTLFHSGMFGIIYFLAMTFRPLLSLQVVKAEVTEEPTRTVTYLPNVAASTSQADQPDITKPSHSERLFGAVKNDQFPTAADVVENNEESQILSSQPGTSAAVSPHASKVSKLTLTAMTSKSGISNRQLRQVKSIISKTNSMMDVTKQKLQVNIPEKEPKKVSCCGRLCNWERHVPESRPMYRDDAFYDGKVERLPEYQKSKGAVVDEEKTGLEYQLAVSRTAAAQDLQERRGIFTTAVRRVLATMMDPNLLKLSTFRYFCAAGFLIYLGFLVPVAYIQVRNLQAGVDPRHCSLFVSAIGGFNGLGRLGYGLLAIKFCPIKLSVVGLCTGGAITMLSHVSFNMYFQYIYCSLFGFSVACVISCRALMLVKLYGLEKLTNATGMLLLFQGIGSLISTPLAGVLSEHFGYTVAFIVSGASLFLGGLMLARMYLVFMKEKVLVSLSPSEGSNQPVNNKK from the coding sequence CATTTTGTGTAACATTTATCCTGGATGGCATAGCATTAACATTTGGAAGTATACGTCCAGATATGACCGTAGACCTCAATGTTTCTGAAACAATTACAGCTTTAATCAACTCGATTGCTCTGGCTTTATATTTAATAGCAGGGCCCTTAGTTTCTGCTTTAATAAATCGATTTGGATTTAGAGCTTGTTGCATGGCAGGCTCTGTAACATGTTCTCTCTCATTATTTATctcttattttttagccaatgTCGGTGGGCTTATTCTGTTTTATGGTTTATTCTGTGGTGTCGGATTTGCTCTAATTAATATGTCTACGGCACTTGTAGTGGGCTTTTATTTCGAAAAAAGACGTTCTATAGCAATAGGAATAGCTACACTTGGTACTAGTGTTGGGATTATGAGTTGGTATCCAATAAACTCAAATTTAGTGAAATTAGCCGGTTGGCGCTCGGTGACCTTATTCCATTCGGGAATGTTTGGGATAATTTATTTTCTTGCTATGACTTTTCGTCCTTTACTCTCGTTACAAGTAGTTAAAGCCGAAGTTACAGAAGAGCCAACTCGTACAGTTACGTATTTGCCGAATGTGGCAGCTTCAACATCTCAAGCAGATCAACCTGACATCACAAAACCATCACATTCAGAACGTCTATTCGGTGCAGTGAAGAACGATCAGTTTCCCACAGCAGCCGATGTTGTGGAAAATAATGAAGAATCTCAAATTCTATCAAGCCAGCCAGGGACTTCAGCAGCTGTATCTCCACATGCCTCTAAAGTCTCTAAACTGACGCTTACTGCAATGACGTCAAAAAGTGGTATCAGTAACCGTCAATTACGACAAGTTAAATCTATAATATCTAAAACTAATAGCATGATGGACGTCACAAAACAGAAATTGCAAGTTAATATCCCAGAAAAAGAACCTAAAAAGGTGAGTTGTTGTGGACGACTCTGTAACTGGGAGCGACACGTGCCCGAGTCACGACCCATGTACCGGGATGATGCATTTTATGACGGAAAAGTGGAACGTTTGCCTGAATACCAAAAAAGTAAGGGCGCCGTTGTTGATGAAGAAAAAACTGGTCTTGAGTACCAGCTAGCAGTGTCCCGCACGGCCGCTGCACAAGATTTACAAGAGCGTCGCGGCATATTCACTACAGCAGTTCGGAGAGTTCTTGCTACAATGATGGACcccaatttattaaaattaagtacattTAGATACTTTTGTGCTGCGGGTTTCCTAATTTACTTAGGTTTCTTAGTACCCGTCGCATATATACAAGTCAGAAACTTACAGGCTGGTGTTGACCCAAGGCATTGTAGCTTATTTGTAAGTGCCATAGGAGGATTTAATGGTCTAGGAAGACTGGGTTATGGTTTATTAGCTATCAAATTTTGTCCTATAAAATTATCTGTAGTTGGATTGTGTACTGGCGGTGCGATTACCATGCTGTCGCATGTatcatttaatatgtattttcagtatATCTATTGCAGTTTATTCGGCTTTAGTGTAGCTTGTGTGATTAGCTGCAGGGCTTTGATGCTTGTCAAGCTTTATGGACTAGAGAAGTTAACAAACGCAACAGgaatgttattattattccaAGGAATAGGGAGTTTAATTAGCACGCCGTTAGCTGGTGTTCTGAGCGAGCACTTTGGATACACAGTTGCTTTTATTGTATCCGGGGCGTCTCTATTCTTAGGTGGTCTAATGTTGGCACGAATGTATTTAGTAtttatgaaagaaaaagttTTGGTCTCCCTATCTCCATCTGAAGGGTCAAATCAGCCAGTAAATAACAAAAAGTAA